A part of Streptomyces sp. DSM 40750 genomic DNA contains:
- a CDS encoding PhoH family protein encodes MVTSTKRRMPDRRTYVLDTSVLLADPNALSRFDEHEVVLPIVVVTELEAKRHHPELGYFARQALRLLDEFRVRHGRLDAPIPIGELGGTVRVELNHSDPSVLPSGYRLGDNDSRILAVARNLQAEGFDVTVVSKDLPLRIKASSVGLLAEEYRAELAITDASGWTGMSELTLPGEQVDILFEEGTVYVPEASELPVHTGLTIQSERGKALGRVTPDGNIRLVRGDREAFGIKGRSAEQRIALDLLLDPDVGILSMGGRAGTGKSALALCAGLEAVLERRQHQKVMVFRPLYAVGGQELGYLPGSESEKMSPWAQAVFDTLSAVTSREVIEEITARGMLEVLPLTHIRGRSLHDAFVIVDEAQSLERNVLLTVLSRIGANSRVVLTHDVAQRDNLRVGRYDGVVAVVEKLKGHPLFAHVTLTRSERSQIAALVTEMLEDGQI; translated from the coding sequence GTGGTGACCAGCACAAAGCGCCGTATGCCAGACCGGCGCACCTACGTCCTCGACACCAGCGTCCTGCTGGCCGACCCGAATGCTTTGAGCCGCTTCGACGAGCACGAAGTCGTGCTTCCGATCGTCGTGGTCACTGAGCTGGAGGCGAAGAGGCACCATCCCGAACTCGGCTACTTCGCCCGGCAGGCCCTACGCCTGCTCGACGAGTTCCGGGTCCGGCACGGCCGCCTCGACGCCCCCATCCCGATCGGGGAGCTCGGCGGCACCGTGAGGGTCGAGCTCAACCACTCGGATCCCAGCGTGCTGCCCAGCGGCTACCGCCTGGGGGACAACGACTCCCGCATCCTCGCGGTCGCCCGCAATCTGCAGGCCGAGGGCTTCGACGTCACCGTGGTGTCGAAGGACCTGCCCCTGAGGATCAAGGCGTCGTCCGTGGGCCTCCTCGCCGAGGAGTACCGCGCGGAGTTGGCCATCACGGACGCCTCCGGGTGGACCGGGATGTCCGAGCTGACGCTGCCGGGCGAGCAGGTGGACATCCTGTTCGAGGAGGGGACCGTCTACGTCCCCGAGGCGAGCGAGCTCCCCGTGCACACGGGTCTGACGATCCAGTCGGAGCGCGGCAAGGCGCTCGGCCGGGTCACGCCCGACGGGAACATCCGTCTCGTGCGGGGCGACCGGGAGGCCTTCGGTATCAAGGGCCGCAGCGCGGAGCAGCGCATCGCGCTGGATCTGCTGCTCGACCCGGACGTGGGCATCCTGTCGATGGGCGGCCGGGCCGGCACCGGGAAGTCGGCGCTCGCGCTGTGCGCGGGACTGGAGGCGGTGCTCGAACGCCGTCAGCACCAGAAGGTGATGGTCTTCCGGCCGCTGTACGCGGTGGGCGGGCAGGAGCTCGGCTATCTGCCCGGCTCCGAGTCCGAGAAGATGAGCCCCTGGGCGCAGGCGGTCTTCGACACGCTCTCCGCGGTCACCAGCCGTGAGGTCATCGAGGAGATCACCGCCCGCGGGATGCTGGAGGTGCTGCCGCTCACGCACATCCGCGGCCGTTCCCTGCACGACGCGTTCGTGATCGTGGACGAGGCGCAGTCGCTGGAGCGGAACGTCCTGCTGACCGTGCTGTCCCGGATCGGCGCGAACTCGCGTGTGGTCCTGACCCACGACGTGGCCCAGCGCGACAACCTGCGCGTCGGTCGCTACGACGGTGTCGTCGCCGTGGTCGAGAAGCTGAAGGGCCATCCGCTCTTCGCCCACGTCACGCTGACGAGGTCCGAACGGTCCCAGATCGCGGCCCTGGTGACCGAAATGCTGGAGGACGGGCAGATCTAG
- a CDS encoding winged helix-turn-helix transcriptional regulator, which yields MSVGHTGVTTEPVVTCGDEHEDCGIREVLDRIGDKWSVLVVVELAQGVRRFRQLQRAIPGISQRMLTLTVRRLERDGLITRTVHPTVPPQVEYELTTMGHSLTHLVKALADWSADHRDVIARARQEWDAVHPDSGIR from the coding sequence ATGTCAGTAGGGCACACAGGGGTAACCACCGAACCCGTAGTCACCTGCGGCGACGAGCACGAGGACTGCGGGATCCGCGAGGTGCTCGACCGGATCGGGGACAAATGGTCGGTCCTGGTCGTGGTCGAACTGGCCCAGGGCGTACGTCGTTTCCGACAGCTGCAACGCGCCATACCCGGGATCTCGCAGCGGATGCTGACGCTCACTGTGCGTCGGCTGGAACGTGACGGGCTGATCACCCGGACCGTGCACCCGACAGTGCCTCCGCAAGTCGAGTACGAGCTCACGACGATGGGCCACAGCCTCACACATCTGGTGAAAGCCCTCGCGGATTGGTCAGCCGACCACCGCGATGTCATCGCGCGAGCACGCCAAGAATGGGATGCCGTACATCCCGACTCCGGAATCCGCTGA
- a CDS encoding ABC transporter ATP-binding protein, which produces MTPAGSLLVATDLRKSYGPTTALDGAEFSIHPGEVVAVMGPSGSGKSTLLHCLAGIVPPDSGSITYNGREMATMNDAQRSALRRSEFGFVFQFGQLVPELTCVENVALPLRLNGASRKESEKTALGWMERLEVDDLARKRPSEVSGGQGQRVAVSRALVTNPRVLFADEPTGALDSLNGERVMELLTEAARSTNAAVVLVTHEARVAAYSDREIVVRDGRSRDMERVV; this is translated from the coding sequence ATGACCCCCGCCGGCTCCCTGCTCGTCGCGACCGATCTGCGCAAGTCGTACGGGCCCACCACCGCGCTGGACGGCGCCGAGTTCTCCATCCACCCCGGCGAGGTCGTCGCGGTGATGGGCCCCTCCGGCTCCGGCAAGTCGACCTTGCTGCACTGCCTCGCCGGGATCGTGCCGCCCGACTCGGGCTCGATCACGTACAACGGCCGTGAGATGGCCACCATGAACGACGCCCAGCGCAGCGCGCTGAGGCGCAGCGAGTTCGGGTTCGTCTTCCAGTTCGGGCAGCTCGTGCCGGAGCTGACCTGTGTGGAGAACGTGGCGCTGCCGCTCAGGCTGAACGGCGCCTCCCGCAAGGAGTCCGAGAAGACCGCGCTCGGCTGGATGGAGCGCCTGGAGGTCGACGACCTCGCCCGCAAGCGCCCCAGTGAGGTCTCCGGCGGTCAGGGACAGCGGGTCGCCGTCTCCCGGGCGCTGGTCACCAACCCCCGGGTGCTGTTCGCGGACGAGCCCACCGGCGCGCTCGACTCGCTCAACGGCGAGCGGGTGATGGAGCTGCTCACCGAGGCCGCCCGGTCCACCAACGCGGCCGTCGTCCTCGTCACGCACGAGGCGCGGGTGGCCGCGTACTCCGACCGGGAGATCGTCGTGCGGGACGGCAGGTCGCGGGACATGGAGCGCGTCGTATGA
- a CDS encoding NAD(P)H-binding protein has product MILATGAAGALGALIAERLADRDDTVLGTRDPQQLPAVLPVRRIDFDDHSTLIRGFDGVDVLVLISAGYGEDDTVIARHGAAIDAAEKAGVGHVVYTSLTADGDHLPYALPHRWTERRLRESTMGWTILRNGLYAELLAGLAAPSEDGRITAPLGEGRLAAVARADLADAAVRVSVEAPVHAGRVYELVGEQAIGGADLARAHGPHVTYEPETLGQARARIAASGAELFQVPMLVGTYSAIAAGFMSRTGGDLRQLLGREPRSPLAATLA; this is encoded by the coding sequence ATGATCCTGGCTACGGGAGCTGCCGGCGCCTTGGGCGCGCTGATTGCCGAGCGGCTGGCGGACCGTGACGACACGGTCCTTGGAACGCGCGATCCTCAGCAGCTCCCGGCTGTGCTGCCTGTCCGCCGCATCGACTTCGACGATCACAGCACCCTCATCAGGGGCTTCGACGGTGTGGATGTGCTGGTCCTGATCTCCGCGGGCTACGGCGAGGACGACACCGTCATAGCCCGGCACGGCGCCGCCATCGACGCCGCGGAGAAGGCCGGTGTGGGGCATGTCGTCTATACGAGCCTGACCGCCGACGGCGATCACCTCCCTTACGCGCTGCCGCACCGCTGGACTGAGAGGCGGCTCCGGGAGAGCACCATGGGCTGGACGATCCTGCGCAACGGTCTCTACGCGGAGTTGCTGGCCGGGCTCGCGGCGCCGTCGGAGGACGGGCGGATTACCGCCCCGCTCGGCGAGGGCCGTCTGGCAGCCGTTGCGCGGGCGGATCTGGCCGACGCCGCGGTACGGGTGTCGGTGGAGGCACCCGTACATGCGGGACGCGTCTATGAACTCGTCGGCGAGCAGGCCATCGGCGGCGCCGACCTGGCCCGCGCACACGGACCGCACGTCACCTATGAGCCGGAGACACTCGGCCAGGCCCGCGCGCGCATTGCCGCCTCCGGCGCCGAACTGTTCCAGGTGCCGATGCTGGTGGGTACCTACTCCGCCATCGCTGCCGGATTCATGTCCCGCACCGGTGGTGACCTGCGTCAACTCCTGGGCCGCGAACCCAGATCCCCGCTCGCGGCGACCCTCGCATAG
- a CDS encoding class I SAM-dependent methyltransferase: MTSLHSRTFEDLVAEADAVPTEGWDFSWFEGRATEARPSWGYARSMGQRLGRASAALDIQTGGGEVLDSAPRFPPVTVATEGWPPNVAKATALLHPRGAVVVATPQDAPLPFADGAFDLVTSRHPVQAHWSEIARVLKPGGTYFAQHVGPSSVFELVEHFTGPLPEETRSGRHPDRERAGAEAAGLEIVDLRAERLRMEFHDIGAVVHFLKKVVWMVPGFTVDAYLPELRSLHERIENEGPFVAHSSRHLFEARKPTAM; encoded by the coding sequence ATGACCTCCCTCCACTCCCGCACCTTCGAAGATCTCGTCGCCGAAGCCGACGCCGTACCCACCGAGGGGTGGGACTTCTCGTGGTTCGAGGGGCGGGCCACGGAGGCTCGGCCGTCGTGGGGGTATGCGCGGTCGATGGGTCAGCGGCTGGGGCGGGCCTCGGCGGCACTGGACATCCAGACCGGCGGCGGGGAGGTGCTCGACTCCGCTCCACGTTTTCCGCCGGTCACCGTGGCCACGGAGGGGTGGCCGCCGAACGTCGCGAAGGCGACCGCTCTGCTGCATCCGCGGGGCGCGGTGGTCGTGGCCACTCCGCAGGACGCGCCGCTGCCGTTCGCGGACGGGGCGTTCGACCTGGTCACCAGCAGGCACCCGGTCCAGGCCCACTGGTCGGAGATCGCCCGCGTGCTCAAGCCCGGCGGCACGTACTTCGCCCAGCACGTCGGCCCGAGCAGCGTCTTCGAGCTGGTCGAGCACTTCACCGGCCCGCTCCCGGAGGAGACCCGCAGCGGCCGCCACCCGGACCGCGAACGCGCCGGCGCCGAGGCCGCCGGGCTGGAGATCGTGGACCTGCGGGCCGAGCGGCTGCGGATGGAGTTCCACGACATCGGCGCGGTCGTGCACTTCCTGAAGAAGGTCGTCTGGATGGTGCCCGGCTTCACCGTCGACGCGTACCTCCCCGAGCTCCGCTCCCTGCACGAGCGGATCGAGAACGAGGGCCCCTTCGTCGCCCACAGCTCCCGCCACCTCTTCGAGGCCCGCAAGCCGACAGCCATGTGA
- a CDS encoding dihydrofolate reductase family protein encodes MRKIVLMMSVSLDGYMEGPDRELDWQLVDEELHTHFNDVLRDMGAFLEGRVVHEMMAAYWPTADRDPATPRPVADFAAIWRTMPKLVFSRTLQRAEWHTTIVRDVVVEDIKALKAQEGGDLALGGAELAAEFMRHDLVDEYRLYVHPVLLGAGKRLFPAADAEAPTGLRLIETRTFGNGVVLLHHERPAP; translated from the coding sequence ATGCGAAAGATCGTCCTGATGATGTCCGTGTCCCTCGACGGCTACATGGAGGGCCCCGACCGAGAGCTCGACTGGCAGCTGGTCGACGAGGAACTGCACACGCACTTCAACGACGTGCTCAGGGACATGGGCGCCTTCCTCGAAGGCCGTGTCGTGCACGAGATGATGGCCGCCTATTGGCCCACGGCCGACCGGGACCCCGCCACCCCCCGCCCCGTCGCCGACTTCGCCGCGATCTGGCGGACCATGCCGAAGCTCGTCTTCTCCCGGACCCTCCAGCGCGCCGAGTGGCACACGACGATCGTCCGGGACGTCGTCGTGGAGGACATCAAGGCCCTCAAGGCACAGGAGGGCGGCGACCTCGCCCTGGGCGGCGCCGAACTGGCGGCCGAGTTCATGCGCCACGACCTGGTCGACGAGTACCGGCTCTACGTCCACCCCGTACTGCTGGGGGCGGGCAAGCGGCTCTTCCCGGCGGCCGACGCCGAGGCCCCGACCGGCCTACGCCTGATCGAGACCCGCACCTTCGGCAACGGCGTCGTCCTCCTCCACCACGAGCGCCCCGCCCCCTAG
- a CDS encoding ABC transporter permease, which yields MSSPVVRQWYRDLAMGVRFTFTGGREGWVRALLTAVGVGLGVALLLLTTAIPNAMATRGAREEARQDRGIGYFEDQTGSGPTDKSLVVADTDTEYQNREIRGRLLEPEGPDAPLPPGVGKFPAPGEMVVSPALAELLKSGAGGLLRDRLPYDTVGTIGEAGLIGSGELAYYAGADGLAQRIDGSVVARIDRFGTSPIDQPEEEVDPVLLLLTLVVFVVLLMPVAVFIATAVRFGGERRDRRLAALRLVGSDGRMTRRIAAGEALAGAVLGLLFGTGFFLLGREIAGSVEVFDISVFPSYLNPSPGLALLVALAVPAAAVAVTLFALRGVVIEPLGVVRTARPARRRLWWRLLPPLGGLAMLYPMLGQGSENGEFNEYMVTGGVVLLLIGITALLPWVVEAFVARLGSGAVSWQLAVRRLQLSSGSAARMVNGIAVAVAGAVALQMLFAGIEGRYTRSTGLDTTRAQMELALPEDSSVSAVGEKLKRAKGAETVSALSTVTVADRAKDPQDTTELTVGDCAALREVATLPSCRDGDVFRLEISVDPVVAELAAPGRTLYFDASYSEEYAGGEDPGAEIAWKVPAEVKKVSERSDALRTGMAGLMATPGALPAKTEPLLYGTVYVRTDPTVPNALDEVRNAAVAIDPLIRTWEWQSTRRSDQFADIRTGLLVGASAVLVLIGASLLVSQLEQLRERRKLLSALVAFGTRRRTLGLSVLWQTAIPITLGLVLALAVGLTLGAVLLRMTNVEVAVDWPSVLSMTGIGAGVVVLVTALSMPPLLRMMRPEGLRTE from the coding sequence ATGAGCTCTCCTGTCGTCCGCCAGTGGTACCGGGACCTGGCGATGGGGGTCCGGTTCACCTTCACCGGGGGCCGTGAGGGCTGGGTGCGCGCCCTGCTCACCGCGGTCGGCGTCGGCCTCGGCGTGGCGCTGTTGCTGCTCACCACGGCGATACCGAACGCGATGGCCACGCGGGGGGCCCGGGAGGAGGCCCGGCAGGACCGGGGGATCGGCTACTTCGAGGACCAGACAGGGTCCGGGCCGACCGACAAGAGCCTGGTCGTCGCGGACACGGACACCGAGTACCAGAACAGGGAGATCCGGGGACGGCTGCTCGAACCCGAGGGCCCGGACGCGCCACTGCCGCCGGGGGTCGGGAAGTTCCCCGCGCCGGGCGAGATGGTCGTCTCCCCCGCCCTCGCCGAACTGCTGAAGTCCGGCGCCGGAGGCCTGCTGCGCGACCGGCTGCCGTACGACACGGTGGGCACCATCGGCGAGGCCGGACTGATCGGCTCGGGCGAACTCGCCTACTACGCCGGCGCCGACGGGCTCGCCCAGCGGATCGACGGCTCGGTGGTGGCCCGGATCGACCGGTTCGGGACGTCCCCGATCGATCAGCCGGAGGAGGAGGTGGACCCGGTCCTGCTGCTGCTCACGCTGGTCGTCTTCGTGGTGCTGCTGATGCCGGTCGCCGTCTTCATCGCCACGGCCGTACGGTTCGGCGGCGAGCGGCGCGACCGCAGGCTGGCGGCGCTGCGGCTGGTCGGCTCCGACGGGCGGATGACGCGCCGGATCGCGGCGGGCGAGGCGCTCGCGGGTGCCGTGCTGGGGCTGCTCTTCGGCACCGGGTTCTTCCTGCTCGGCAGGGAGATCGCCGGTTCGGTCGAGGTGTTCGACATCAGCGTGTTCCCGAGCTACCTCAACCCCTCCCCCGGCCTCGCCCTGCTGGTGGCGCTCGCGGTCCCGGCGGCCGCCGTCGCCGTCACCCTCTTCGCGCTGCGCGGCGTCGTCATCGAACCGCTCGGCGTGGTCCGCACGGCCAGGCCCGCGCGGCGCAGGCTCTGGTGGCGGCTGCTGCCGCCGCTCGGCGGTCTCGCCATGCTCTACCCGATGCTCGGCCAGGGGTCGGAGAACGGGGAGTTCAACGAGTACATGGTGACCGGCGGTGTCGTCCTGCTGCTCATCGGCATCACGGCGCTGCTGCCCTGGGTCGTCGAGGCGTTCGTCGCCCGGCTGGGCTCCGGTGCGGTCTCCTGGCAACTGGCCGTCCGCAGGCTTCAGTTGAGCAGCGGCTCGGCGGCCCGCATGGTCAACGGCATCGCGGTGGCGGTGGCCGGCGCGGTCGCCCTGCAGATGCTGTTCGCCGGGATCGAGGGCCGGTACACCAGGTCGACCGGGCTGGACACCACCCGCGCCCAGATGGAGCTCGCCCTGCCGGAGGACAGCTCGGTGAGCGCCGTCGGCGAGAAGCTGAAGCGGGCCAAGGGCGCGGAGACCGTCTCGGCGCTGTCCACCGTGACGGTCGCCGACCGCGCCAAGGACCCGCAGGACACCACTGAACTGACCGTCGGCGACTGCGCCGCGCTGCGCGAGGTCGCGACGCTCCCCTCGTGCCGCGACGGCGATGTCTTCAGGCTGGAGATCTCGGTCGACCCGGTCGTGGCGGAGCTCGCCGCCCCCGGCCGCACGCTGTACTTCGACGCGTCCTACAGCGAGGAGTATGCCGGTGGGGAGGATCCCGGCGCCGAGATCGCCTGGAAGGTGCCGGCCGAGGTGAAGAAGGTGTCCGAGCGCTCCGATGCGCTGCGGACCGGGATGGCGGGGCTGATGGCCACCCCGGGCGCCCTGCCCGCCAAGACGGAGCCCCTGCTCTACGGCACCGTCTACGTACGGACGGACCCGACGGTTCCGAACGCACTCGACGAGGTGCGCAACGCGGCCGTGGCGATCGACCCGCTCATCAGGACCTGGGAGTGGCAGTCGACCAGGCGGTCGGACCAGTTCGCGGACATCCGCACCGGTCTGCTGGTCGGCGCGAGCGCCGTACTCGTCCTCATCGGCGCGAGCCTCCTCGTCTCCCAGCTCGAACAGCTCCGCGAGCGCAGGAAGCTGCTGTCGGCGCTGGTCGCCTTCGGCACCCGGCGCCGCACGCTGGGCCTGTCCGTGCTGTGGCAGACGGCGATCCCGATCACGCTGGGCCTCGTCCTCGCCTTGGCGGTCGGTCTGACCCTGGGCGCGGTCCTGCTGAGGATGACGAACGTCGAGGTGGCCGTGGACTGGCCGAGCGTGCTGTCGATGACCGGCATCGGCGCGGGAGTCGTCGTCCTGGTCACGGCACTGAGCATGCCGCCGCTGCTGCGGATGATGCGCCCGGAGGGGCTCCGCACGGAGTAG
- a CDS encoding AI-2E family transporter, with the protein MSRVPGWLGRLGAGLSGWGERLERRRAEIESESERSDDRDIAGSVRDADNGSGGSGDSRDSEDATGAEAGSGAEGEAAAGGSPGSPTGGRRQTSTPVLYSRPDPASAVPWGMRVAAEAGWRLLVLAGTVWVLMRIISSVQLLVLSFTTALLVTAILQPTVARLTRIGVPRGLATALTAVLGFVIMGLIGWFVTWQVMENVDDLSDQVQDGIDELRRWLLDSPFHVTENQINDIAQNLREAISDNTDTITSAGLEGVTVIVEALTGILLTMFSTLFLLYDGKRIWQWTLKLVPEAARPGVSAAGPRAWQTLTAYVRGTVVVALIDAIFIGLGIYFLDVPMAVPLAVFIFLFAFIPLVGAVVSGALAVVVALVTQGVFAAVMTLAVVLAVQQIEGHILQPFILGRAVRVHPLAVVLSVAAGGMVAGIGGAVVAVPLVAVTNTVVGSLRAYADEVQRERMKAGGG; encoded by the coding sequence ATGTCGCGGGTTCCCGGATGGCTCGGCCGGCTCGGTGCCGGGCTGAGCGGGTGGGGCGAGCGGTTGGAGCGCCGCCGGGCGGAGATCGAGTCGGAGTCCGAGCGCTCCGACGACCGGGACATCGCCGGGAGCGTCCGTGACGCCGACAACGGCTCCGGTGGCTCAGGGGACTCACGCGACTCCGAGGACGCCACCGGGGCCGAAGCCGGGAGCGGGGCCGAAGGCGAAGCCGCTGCGGGCGGCTCTCCGGGCTCCCCCACAGGGGGTCGGCGCCAGACGTCCACCCCGGTTCTCTACTCCCGCCCCGACCCCGCGTCCGCCGTGCCCTGGGGCATGCGGGTCGCGGCCGAGGCCGGGTGGCGGCTGCTCGTTCTCGCGGGCACCGTCTGGGTGTTGATGCGGATCATCAGCTCCGTACAGCTGCTGGTGCTGTCGTTCACCACCGCGCTGCTCGTCACCGCCATTCTCCAGCCGACGGTGGCACGGCTGACCCGGATCGGCGTACCGCGCGGCCTCGCCACCGCCCTGACCGCCGTCCTCGGCTTCGTCATCATGGGGCTGATCGGCTGGTTCGTCACCTGGCAGGTCATGGAGAACGTCGACGACCTCTCCGACCAGGTCCAGGACGGTATCGACGAGTTGCGGCGCTGGCTGCTCGACAGCCCGTTCCATGTCACCGAGAACCAGATCAACGACATCGCCCAGAACCTCCGCGAGGCGATCAGCGACAACACGGACACGATCACCTCGGCCGGCCTGGAGGGCGTGACCGTCATCGTCGAGGCGCTCACCGGCATCCTGCTGACGATGTTCTCCACGCTCTTCCTGCTGTACGACGGCAAGCGGATCTGGCAGTGGACCCTGAAACTGGTGCCGGAGGCGGCCCGGCCTGGTGTCTCCGCGGCCGGGCCTCGGGCCTGGCAGACGTTGACGGCGTATGTGCGCGGCACGGTGGTAGTGGCGCTGATCGACGCGATCTTCATCGGCCTGGGTATCTATTTCCTGGACGTGCCGATGGCCGTTCCGCTCGCCGTGTTCATCTTCCTGTTCGCCTTCATCCCGCTGGTGGGTGCGGTCGTCTCGGGCGCGCTGGCAGTGGTCGTGGCGCTGGTGACGCAGGGCGTCTTCGCGGCCGTCATGACGCTGGCCGTCGTGCTCGCGGTCCAGCAGATCGAGGGGCACATCCTCCAGCCGTTCATCCTCGGGCGCGCCGTACGGGTGCATCCCCTCGCCGTCGTCCTGTCGGTCGCCGCGGGCGGCATGGTCGCGGGGATCGGGGGCGCGGTGGTGGCGGTGCCGCTGGTCGCGGTCACGAACACGGTCGTGGGGTCGTTGCGGGCGTACGCGGACGAGGTCCAGCGGGAACGGATGAAGGCCGGCGGCGGCTGA
- a CDS encoding isoprenyl transferase gives MNLRDTLRGLLVRVYARRVEGHLDHAQVPKHIGVIMDGNRRWAKAAGSTTAQGHRAGAHKIEEFLGWCTETDVKVVTLWLFSTDNFGRPQEELVPLFGIIEDVVRTLAADGRWRVHHVGTLDQLPGQLQTALKESEESTADVDGILVNVAIGYGGRQEIADAVRSMVQDAHDKGTTMEELAEKVSVDLIGSHLYTGDQPDPDLVIRTSGEQRLSGFMLWQTAHSEYYFCDVFWPAFRKVDFLRALRDYAARHRRYGG, from the coding sequence GTGAACCTGCGCGACACACTGCGCGGCCTGCTGGTCAGGGTCTACGCACGCAGGGTCGAGGGCCACCTCGACCACGCCCAGGTGCCCAAGCACATCGGCGTCATCATGGACGGCAACCGGCGCTGGGCGAAGGCCGCGGGCTCCACGACCGCGCAGGGACACCGGGCCGGGGCACACAAGATCGAGGAATTCCTCGGCTGGTGCACCGAGACGGACGTGAAGGTCGTCACCCTCTGGCTGTTCTCCACGGACAACTTCGGCCGCCCCCAGGAAGAGCTGGTCCCCCTCTTCGGGATCATCGAGGACGTCGTCCGCACCCTCGCCGCCGACGGCCGCTGGCGGGTGCACCACGTGGGCACCCTGGACCAGCTGCCCGGGCAGCTGCAGACCGCGCTGAAGGAGTCCGAGGAGTCCACCGCGGACGTCGACGGGATACTGGTCAACGTCGCCATCGGGTACGGCGGCCGCCAGGAGATCGCCGACGCCGTACGGTCGATGGTCCAGGACGCGCACGACAAGGGCACCACGATGGAGGAGCTCGCCGAGAAGGTCTCCGTCGACCTCATCGGCAGCCATCTCTACACCGGCGACCAGCCCGACCCGGATCTGGTGATCCGTACGAGCGGCGAGCAGCGGCTGTCCGGATTCATGCTCTGGCAGACCGCGCACTCCGAGTACTACTTCTGCGACGTGTTCTGGCCGGCCTTCCGGAAGGTCGACTTCCTGCGCGCCCTGCGTGACTACGCTGCGCGACACCGGCGTTACGGAGGCTGA
- a CDS encoding carboxymuconolactone decarboxylase family protein, which yields MSLDALRSAIPDYARDLRRNLGSVLDDSGLSAQQLWGTVLATAIASRSAVVVRELAPEARANLSPEAYTAAKTAAAVMAMTNVFHRTRHLLSDHEYGKLRAGLRMNVLGNPGVDKIDFELWSFAVSAINACGLCLDSHEQALRKAGVGRETVQEAIRIAAVIQAVGVTLEAEAILGDQAGSLPGAAPLGPA from the coding sequence ATGTCGCTCGACGCACTCAGGTCCGCGATACCGGACTACGCCAGGGACCTCCGCCGCAACCTGGGCTCCGTCCTCGACGACTCCGGCCTGTCGGCGCAGCAGCTGTGGGGCACCGTGCTGGCCACGGCGATCGCCTCACGCTCGGCGGTCGTGGTGCGCGAGCTGGCGCCGGAGGCCAGGGCCAACCTGTCGCCCGAGGCGTACACCGCGGCGAAGACCGCGGCCGCGGTCATGGCGATGACCAACGTCTTCCACCGCACCCGGCATCTGCTGTCGGACCACGAGTACGGCAAGCTGCGGGCCGGGCTGCGGATGAACGTCCTCGGGAACCCCGGGGTCGACAAGATCGACTTCGAGCTGTGGTCGTTCGCCGTGTCCGCGATCAACGCGTGCGGGTTGTGTCTCGACTCCCATGAGCAGGCGCTCCGCAAGGCGGGGGTGGGGCGGGAGACCGTGCAGGAAGCGATCAGGATCGCGGCGGTGATCCAGGCGGTGGGGGTCACGTTGGAGGCGGAGGCGATTCTCGGCGACCAGGCCGGGAGTCTGCCAGGGGCTGCGCCCCTGGGACCCGCCTGA
- a CDS encoding lytic transglycosylase domain-containing protein — translation MLEGNRVSRISVRGFAVASATAVTAVGSVVGVASGSTAQTTTDDAEAVANDTTLLADIPVGQQAQVQTASLTAQADAQAIAADASARKDAEETARKKAAQDAIDKQKAAEKAEQERKAKEEAEAKSEAAGSLGDAPVQSSYTIAEIQAMAKAVVASDQWTCFSNIVNHESTWNYQAVNPSSGAYGLFQALPAGKYASAGADWRTNPATQIKWGLNYMDQRYGSPCEAWAFWQANQWY, via the coding sequence ATGCTGGAAGGAAACCGTGTGAGCCGGATTTCGGTCCGGGGATTCGCAGTGGCCTCGGCCACCGCGGTCACCGCAGTCGGCAGTGTCGTCGGAGTCGCCTCGGGCAGCACCGCACAGACGACCACTGACGACGCCGAGGCGGTCGCGAACGACACCACGTTGCTCGCCGACATACCCGTGGGCCAGCAGGCCCAGGTCCAGACCGCATCCCTGACTGCACAGGCCGACGCCCAGGCCATCGCCGCCGACGCGAGCGCCCGCAAGGACGCCGAGGAGACCGCCCGTAAGAAGGCGGCCCAGGACGCGATCGACAAGCAGAAGGCGGCGGAGAAGGCCGAGCAGGAGCGCAAGGCGAAGGAAGAGGCCGAGGCGAAGTCCGAGGCCGCCGGTTCGCTCGGTGACGCCCCCGTCCAGAGCTCGTACACCATCGCCGAGATCCAGGCGATGGCGAAGGCCGTCGTGGCGAGCGACCAGTGGACGTGCTTCAGCAACATCGTGAACCACGAGTCCACCTGGAACTACCAGGCCGTCAACCCGTCCTCGGGTGCCTACGGTCTCTTCCAGGCGCTGCCCGCCGGCAAGTACGCGTCCGCCGGTGCCGACTGGCGGACCAACCCGGCCACGCAGATCAAGTGGGGCCTCAACTACATGGACCAGCGCTACGGCAGCCCCTGTGAGGCCTGGGCGTTCTGGCAGGCCAACCAGTGGTACTAG